One window of Manihot esculenta cultivar AM560-2 chromosome 17, M.esculenta_v8, whole genome shotgun sequence genomic DNA carries:
- the LOC110605397 gene encoding transcription termination factor MTERF2, chloroplastic — protein sequence MMPCSQHHPSFHPNLRLCHRHNHRMNFISSTGLHTSSCYTITISSSLHHQHHQPPQSQATTSTSSPTNEPILRTHNSKSSIPLLHHLKQRSQLQNAIQEEKLQDAISPEEKVKLLEMTLVTKKRIPQFPGSIFPQLPTETNSPLQTLFQKGSEESEYNNGREDEMIMKALEIRRKVTAEIFKEAMRRKGKFGITYSTNLVNRLSDFIDFIMIEAAKLKRLPEFESSSFNVRAKTAIEDLNVVPLIRWLKHNGLPYPKIAKLICLSRGNLESITRLAEWLKSIHVKGEFIGVVLTKAGDNILEHSIKELDETVEYLESNGVRRDWMGYIMTRCPQLLSYSMEEVRTRVQFYLDLGMNEKDFGTMVFDYPRVLGYFTLEEMNQKVNYLKEFGLSTEDVGKLLAFKPQLMACSIEERWKPLVKYLYYLGISRDGMRRMLTIKPIVFCIDLEETIVPKVRFFKDIGVRDDAIGKMLVKFPPLLTYSLYKKIRPVVIFLMTKAGVSERNIGKVIALGPELLGCSIAHKLDTSVKYLLSLGIRHNQLGEMIADFPMLLRYNIDLLRPKYRYLRRTMVRPLQDLIEFPRFFSYSLDERIIPRHKVLLENRINFKLRYMLATSDEEFQNLVENAVERRRRFESGVMNVTLSKSLVADNSSEERKAFEHGEMVDVQTNSQVTDDPSDPSDEEEISYFSDT from the exons ATGATGCCCTGTTCGCAGCACCACCCCTCCTTCCACCCCAACCTCCGCCTTTGCCACCGCCACAACCACCGCATGAACTTTATTTCCTCAACCGGCCTCCACACCTCTTCCTGTTATACCATTACTATCTCCTCCTCCCTCCATCATCAACATCACCAACCTCCTCAAAGCCAGGCCACCACCAGCACCTCCTCCCCTACCAATGAACCAATCCTCCGGACCCACAATTCCAAGTCCAGCATTCCCCTCCTCCACCACCTAAAACAAAGAAGCCAACTTCAAAACGCAATACAAGAAGAAAAATTGCAGGATGCTATTTCACCAGAAGAGAAAGTGAAGCTTTTGGAAATGACCCTCGTCACCAAGAAGCGAATCCCGCAATTCCCAGGTTCAATTTTCCCTCAGTTACCCACTGAAACCAACTCTCCTTTGCAAACCCTTTTCCAGAAAGGAAGCGAAGAAAGTGAATACAACAATGGAAGGGAAGATGAAATGATAATGAAGGCGCTTGAAATACGGAGAAAAGTGACTGCGGAGATTTTCAAGGAAGCTATGAGGAGGAAAGGCAAGTTCGGAATAACATATTCGACCAATTTGGTTAATAGATTGAGTGATTTTATCGATTTTATTATGATTGAGGCTGCGAAATTGAAGAGGTTGCCTGAATTTGAGTCTTCGAGTTTCAATGTTAGAGCTAAGACTGCTATTGAGGACTTGAATGTTGTTCCACTTATCAG GTGGCTGAAACACAATGGGTTGCCATATCCTAAGATTGCTAAGCTCATATGCTTGTCAAGAGGAAATCTAGAGTCCATCACACGCCTGGCTGAGTGGTTGAAATCAATTCATGTCAAGGGAGAGTTTATCGGGGTTGTGCTAACAAAAGCAGGGGATAACATTTTAGAACACAGTATTAAAGAACTAGATGAAACTGTTGAGTATCTAGAGAGCAATGGAGTGAGGAGGGATTGGATGGGCTACATAATGACTCGGTGCCCTCAATTATTGTCCTATAGCATGGAAGAAGTGAGAACTCGAGTCCAGTTCTACTTGGATTTGGGTATGAATGAGAAGGATTTTGGAACAATGGTCTTTGATTATCCTAGGGTACTTGGCTATTTTACCCTTGAAGAGATGAATCAAAAG GTTAATTATCTGAAGGAGTTTGGGCTCAGTACTGAAGATGTTGGGAAATTACTAGCATTTAAGCCACAGTTGATGGCTTGCAGCATTGAGGAAAGATGGAAGCCACTTGTTAAGTATTTATACTACCTTGGAATCTCTCGAGATGGTATGAGGAGAATGCTTACAATTAAACCAATAGTTTTCTGCATTGATTTGGAAGAGACTATAGTGCCAAAG GTGCGGTTTTTTAAGGACATAGGTGTTAGAGACGACGCTATTGGCAAAATGCTTGTTAAATTTCCACCATTGCTAACATACAGCCTCTACAAGAAAATCCGGCCAGTG GTCATATTCTTGATGACAAAAGCTGGTGTTAGTGAGAGAAACATTGGGAAGGTGATAGCTCTGGGACCGGAGCTCTTGGGATGCAGCATAGCACATAAGCTTGATACGAGTGTGAAATATTTGCTGTCACTGGGCATACGCCATAATCAATTGGGTGAGATGATTGCTGATTTTCCCATGTTACTACGTTACAACATAGACCTCCTCCGTCCCAAGTATCGATACTTGAGGCGAACCATGGTCCGCCCTTTGCAGGATCTCATTGAGTTTCCAAG GTTCTTCAGCTATTCTCTAGATGAACGGATAATTCCAAGGCACAAAGTTCTCCTGGAGAATCGAATCAATTTTAAACTACGTTACATGTTAGCTACAAGTGATGAAGAATTTCAAAATTTGGTTGAGAATGCTGTTGAAAGGCGCCGTAGATTTGAATCTGGAGTAATGAATGTTACTCTCTCCAAGTCTCTTGTAGCTGATAACTCATCAGAAGAGAGGAAAGCGTTTGAACACGGTGAGATGGTTGATGTTCAAACTAATTCTCAGGTAACCGATGACCCTTCAGACCCTTCAGATGAGGAAGAAATTAGTTATTTTTCCGATACTTGA
- the LOC110604733 gene encoding glycine-rich RNA-binding protein yields MASADIEYRCFVGGLAWATTDHALQEAFSTFGDVLESKIINDRETGRSRGFGFVTFSNEKSMRDAIEGMNGQNLDGRNITVNEAQSRGSGGGGNGGYSRGGGGGGYGGGGRREGGYGGGYNRGGGGYGGGGGYGGGRDRGYGDGGSRYSRGGGASEGNWRN; encoded by the exons ATGGCATCTGCAGATATCGAGTACCGGTGCTTCGTCGGCGGCCTCGCTTGGGCCACAACCGACCACGCCCTCCAGGAGGCCTTCAGTACCTTCGGTGACGTCCTTGAATCGAAG ATTATCAATGATCGGGAGACCGGTAGATCTCGTGGTTTTGGATTTGTGACATTCAGCAACGAGAAATCTATGAGGGATGCTATTGAAGGAATGAACGGTCAGAATCTTGACGGCCGTAATATTACTGTGAATGAAGCCCAGTCTCGCGGAAGCGGAGGCGGAGGAAATGGGGGTTACAGCCGtggcggcggcggcggcggtTATGGTGGTGGAGGACGACGTGAAGGTGGTTATGGAGGGGGCTACAACCGTGGCGGTGGTGGATATGGTGGCGGTGGTGGGTACGGTGGAGGCCGTGACCGTGGATATGGAGATGGGGGTTCTCGGTACTCCAGGGGTGGAGGAGCTTCTGAAGGGAACTGGAGAAATTAG